The Methanomassiliicoccales archaeon region TAATATAAACTTATTATCAACATACATATTCAATTGAGAATAAAAAGGTAGGAAAGAGTGCAAATTAGTCGAAATTCTTTATGGTTAAACCGGGAGCACCAGTCTCAACGATAAATGGTGTCCCTCCCTTTTTCTTGATCATCTCACTTACTTTATCTGGTTGATCGGTGAGGGCAATTATACTACCACCACCCCCAGCTCCCGTGAGTTTTGCACCGAATGAATACTGCGCCGCTGCTTGAATCAATTTTTCAAGTTCTGGCGTAGATACCCCAAGTATCGAAAGCAGTTTCTGATTTTTGTCCATTAATTGGCCAAGAGCAACCTGATCGCCGCATCTCAACTTCTTCATACCCTCAATAGCAATTTGCCCAATCTCTTCCACGACCTCGTTGCCAAATCTGTTTTTTTCGACAAATCGTCTCACTTTTTCGACAAGAGGACCGGTTGGTGCATTGATACCAGTATACCCAACGACAACTTTCATCGCAGGCACATCGCAATGATGAATGAACCAGCGCTTGGAATCGTTTATTATATCCCAGAGAAGTTCATCTCCTGGTGTCTT contains the following coding sequences:
- the mvk gene encoding mevalonate kinase, coding for MLESSAPGKIILFGEHAVVFGQPALALAISLRLRCNISLSDKFTVNGQVLSYKQHPYICAAIDRYWHGQPLRIEIDSDLPSGSGLGSSAAVTVSIIGAFQAMQGNIVEKQVAEKSFGIELAVQGRASPIDTSTCAHGSGIFINKTPGDELLWDIINDSKRWFIHHCDVPAMKVVVGYTGINAPTGPLVEKVRRFVEKNRFGNEVVEEIGQIAIEGMKKLRCGDQVALGQLMDKNQKLLSILGVSTPELEKLIQAAAQYSFGAKLTGAGGGGSIIALTDQPDKVSEMIKKKGGTPFIVETGAPGLTIKNFD